The genomic window ATGAGAACTGGTTCCAGATCCGCACGTCGAACGGCACCGAGGGCTGGATCGCCGCCGATCTGCTGGGCGTCGAGGATGGGATCGCCGATCAGGTGCCGACCGCGATCGAGATTCCGCCCCTGCCGACGCCGGAGATCTCGATCGTGCCCGCGCCGCCAGCGGAATCGCAGCCGGAGCCGACGCCGCAGCCCACCCCGGAGCCGACGCCGCAGCCCACCCCGGAGCCAACACCCAAGCCCAAGCCGAAGCCGAGCAATCGCTGGGTCTGGCCGACAGTCGGCGATCTGACATCGGGCTTTGGCTATCGCAACTTCAAGGTTGGCCGCTTCCACAACGGCATCGACATCGCCAATCGCAAAAACACCGTGATTCGGGCCGCGCGTGGCGGCAGGGTGATCGCGGCGGGCTGGTGCAGCGGCTACGGCTACTGCGTCAAGATCAACCACGGCGATGGCTTCGTGACCGAGTATGGGCACCTGGCGTCGCGGCCAAACGTCAGCAACGGCGAGTACGTCAACGCTGGCGATCGGATCGGGCTGATGGGCAGCACCTACGACCGCAGAGGCGGCGGATACTCGACCGGCGTTCATCTGCACTTTACCGTCAAGCTCAACGGCAAGGCGGTCAATCCGATGCGCTACTTGCCCTAGCGCGGCTCCCCGCAAGCATCGAAAGGTTTGGGCTGGCTGCGTGCCAGCCCGTTTATTTTGCGCGGCGGCGATCGTAGCGAAACCGGCGGCAGGTTGGTATACTTAGCGTCCGACTGGCAGAGACGATCAATTGCACTATTTCTGGAGCTATCACCTGTGTTTTCACGTGCCCGCGTGCCCTTGATCTTGATTGCGCTGGGGCTGGCACTGTCGATCGCAGGGCCAATCGGGCGCTTATCGGTCGTCGGTGGGCTGGTGCTTTTTGCGCCGGGCTACCTGCTGTGGTCGCTGGCCGACGCCGACCTACGACTACCGCGCTTCGTCGCTCCGGCACTCTGGCTTGGCCTGAGCCTCAGCCTGATCCCGATCCTCTTTCTGTGGAGTAGCACGCTTGGCCTGCGCCTGACCGCGCCGATCCTGACGATGCAGGCGATCGGCGTGGCGCTGCTGGCGGCATGGCGCTGGCTGCGTGCGCGGCAGCGGCCACTGCCGCCGCGCTGGCTGGTAGCGGGCTGGAGCCTGGTAGTTGGCCTGGTAGGACTGACGCGGGCGCTTGAGATCCGGGGCATCGTCGCGCCGCTGTGGGTGGACTCGCTGCACCATACGCTGCTGGTGCGGATCGTGAGCGAGAGCGGGCGTATCCCAACCTCGCTTGAGCCGTATCTGCCAATCGACCAGATCCGCTACCACTGGGGCTATCACACCATCGTGGCGGCGTGGACCGAGATCGCGTATCTGCCGCTGCTGCAAGGCGTGCTGTGGAGCGGCCAGATCTTGAACGCGCTGATCGCCGTCGTCGCGTATGGCCTGGGCGCGTTCATGCTGCGCTCGCCGCGTGCGGGGCTGATCGCCGCCGTGGTGGCGGGGCTGCTCTCGCTGATGCCGGCATACTATGTCACCTGGGGCCGCTACACGCAGCTTACGGGCCTGCTGGTGCTGCCGGGCCTGCTGATCGGCTCGATCGCGCTGGCCGAGCAGCCGCGCTGGTCGTGGCGCTTGATCGTGCCGACCGCGCTGCTGCTGAGCGGGCTGATGCTGATCCACTACCGGGTGCTAGTCTTCTACGGCGCGTTCATGGTGCCGTACGGGCTGCTGCTGGCGCTCCGACGACCGGGCAGCGTCGGCAGCCTGGCGCTGCGCTTCGCGCTTGTCGGCGGTCTTGCGGCGCTGATCGTCGCGCCGTGGGTGCTGGAGATGCTCCGGCGCGTCCTGATCCCGTACGCGGTCGCGCCCTCAGGACTGACCGGGAGCGGCGACTATAACGGCATCGACTGGGCGCTGCTGAACTACGGCAACAACCGCGTGTTGTACGGCCTGGCCGGACTCGGCACGCTGCTGGCGCTGCTGGCGTGGCGTTTACGAGTGATAGCCACGGCGGCCTGGATCGGCATCCTCTTCCTGCTGGCGAATCCGGCGATCGTCGGGCTGCCGTCCTCGTGGTTTATCAACAACCACTCGGTGATCATCATGCTCTTTCTGCCGGTGAGCGTCCTGGTGGCGTATGGCGTCAACCAGCTGGCATGGTGGCTGCTGCGTGTCATGCCCGGCGCGCGCAGGCTGTGGACGCGCTACGCGCTGGCGGCGGGCTTTGTGGGCATCGCCGTGTTCGGCACCTGGCAACTGCGCAGCGTTGTCAATCAGGCGACGGTCCTGGTGCGGCCCGCCGACATCGATGCGCTGGCATGGGCAGCCGAGAACACGCCGCAAGATGCGCGCTTTCTGGTCAACAGCGCCTTCTGGCTGAACGGAGCGTACAGGGGCACCGATGGCGGCTGGTGGCTGCTGCCGATCGCCGGACGCTGGGTGACAGCGCCGCCCGCGCTGTATGTCTATGGCAAGCCTGAGTATAGGCAGGCGGTCGAGGCGCTCAACCGGCGGATCAGCGAGGTGAAGATCGACCAGCCGGAGCAGCTGAAGCAGCTTGTTCGCGACGAGCGGATCTCGCATGTGTATGTCGGCGGCAACCAGTCGGGGCCGATCAAAGCCGATATGCTCTTTGGCGATCCGATGTTTACACCGATCTACGACGCGAACGGCGTAACGATCTTCGCCGTCCGCGCCACATCTTGACGCTGTCGGGAAGGTGTGTCATCATCGATCGTCCGAAAGGTGCAGCGGTGAGCAGTGACCGTAGCAATGCCATGATCAATGAGTCGAATCAGCTCAGCGAGCGCGAGCGCGAAATTCTGCGGCTTGTCGCCAGCGGGCTGTCCAATCAACAAATCGCCAATCAGCTCGGCATCAGCGTCAACACCGTCAAGGTCCATCTGCGCAACGTCTTCAGCAAGATCGGCGTCGCATCGCGGACAGAGGCGACGATGTACGCCGTCCGCGCCGGGATTGTCGCTGTCGATCGAGCCGAGCCAGCGCTGCTCTCCGCGCCGACCGCCGAGGAGTTGGCGACTGAGACGACAGCACCGCCCGACGTGATCGTCGAGGTCATCCCGCCGCTTGAGCAGCCGCCGCTGCCCGCGCTTGAGCAGCCCGTCGCTACGGAGCTTGTCGTCCCCGGCCACGCATCCGCTCGATTGCCAACCATCACAAAACCTACGCAGCGCAGCCGATGGCTGCTGCCGGTGCTGATCGGCGCTGCACTGATCGGGCTGATCCTGGCCGCAGCCTTTGCTCTGGGCTGGTTTAGCCCAACCGTGGAGCCGGAGGCCAGCACCGAGCAGGCGCGCTGGATGACATTGCCCGCCGCCAGTACCGCGCGAGCTGGCTTCGCCATTGCCAGCAGCGGCGAGCGGCTGTATGTGATCGGCGGGGAAAATACCACGGGCGTGCTCGATAGCATCGAGCGCTACGATGCCAGCCTGAGGACCTGGGCCGAGCTAAGTAAAAAGCCGACCGCCGTCGCCGATGTGCGCGCGGTGGTGCTCGGCGGCAAGCTGTACGTGCCCGGCGGACGGCGCTCGAACGATCCCAAAGATATTACGACCGCCTTCGAGCGCTATGATCCGAGCGCGGAGGCATGGGAAACCCTGCCCGACCTGCCGCAGCCGCGCAGCGCCTATGCCCTGGCTGCGCTTGAGGGCAAGCTCTATCTGTTTGGCGGCTGGGACGGCAGCGCCTATCGCGGCGAGGTCTTCGAGTACGATCCTGAGCGCGCAAGCTGGCGCGAGCGCACGCCGATGCCGACCGCCCGCGCCTTTGCCGACGCAGGTGTAGTCGAGGGCAGCATCTATGTGCTCGGCGGCGAGAGCCAGGCGGGGCCGCTTGCCAACAACGAGGTCTACACGCCAGCCCAAGAGGGCGGGCAGCCCTGGGCACGTCGCGCGCCGCTGCCGCAGCCACGCAGCCGCTTCGGCTCAGCCGTGGCGCTTTCGATCATCCATGTGCTCGGCGGCGATCCCAGGGGCGCGGAGCCGCTCAAGTATAATGCGCGCGCCGACAACTGGCAGCCCTTCGCGGGTCCGTCCCAGGCGATCGGCAGCCAGCCGGGCGTCGTGCAGCAGGACGTATCGATCGTCGTGCTGGGCGGCAAAGCGGGAGCGGATAGCTACTCCGGCGAGATGCAGGCGTACCAGGCGCTCTCGACGATCTGGCTGCCGCGTCAGTAGCGGTTGTTGATTTGCCGATCGGATCAATGCGATGACGTACCATAACCAATGAAACCACAGCCAATGGTTGCTATGCGCGGGATGCGCTGATGAGGATTGTGCTGCCGATCACGATGGGCATCGAGCGGCCCAGCGGCGTGCGCTATTTTCAGATCGCGCGTGGGCTGGCGCGGCGCGGACACTCGGTGCGGATTCTGGCGCTGCATCCCGATCTTGCGGGCTGCCCGCAGCGCCGCTTCGTGCGCGATGGCGTCGAGGTCTGGTACGTCGGGCAGATGCACGCGCGCAAAAGCGGCAGCGTGCCCGTGCGCTTCAATGCCCTGCAACTGCTGCGCGTACTGATTGGCTCGACGCTCGGCATGATCTGGGGCATGCTGTGCTCGCCCGCCGACGTCTATCACCTGGGCAAGCCCCAGCCGGTCAACGGCCTTGCCGCGCTGGTAGCCGTGCTGCTGCGCGGTCGTCGCTTCTACGTCGACTGTGACGACGACGAGGTTGGCAGCAACCGCTTCAGCGCAGGCTGGCAGCGCGCGGTCTTTGCCTTCTGGCAATCGCTGCTGCCGCGTCTGGCTGCGGGTGTCACCGTTAACACGCGGTTTCTGGCGGAGCGGATGCGGCGGCGCGGCATCGAGCGGGTCGTCTATGTGCCCAACGGCGTCGATCTCGATCGGCTCAGGCGGCCAGATCCGGCTGCCAGCGCCGGGCTGCGCGCCGCGCTAGGACTGGCCGGTCGGCGGGTGATCGCCTATGCCGGGACGCTGGCGCTGCATAATCATCCCGTCGATCTGCTGCTGGATGCGTTCGCGCAGCTTGCCCCCGACCTGCCCGATCTCGATCTGCTGCTGATCGGCGGCGGCGAGGATCTGCCGGAGCTAC from Herpetosiphonaceae bacterium includes these protein-coding regions:
- a CDS encoding LuxR C-terminal-related transcriptional regulator, with translation MSSDRSNAMINESNQLSEREREILRLVASGLSNQQIANQLGISVNTVKVHLRNVFSKIGVASRTEATMYAVRAGIVAVDRAEPALLSAPTAEELATETTAPPDVIVEVIPPLEQPPLPALEQPVATELVVPGHASARLPTITKPTQRSRWLLPVLIGAALIGLILAAAFALGWFSPTVEPEASTEQARWMTLPAASTARAGFAIASSGERLYVIGGENTTGVLDSIERYDASLRTWAELSKKPTAVADVRAVVLGGKLYVPGGRRSNDPKDITTAFERYDPSAEAWETLPDLPQPRSAYALAALEGKLYLFGGWDGSAYRGEVFEYDPERASWRERTPMPTARAFADAGVVEGSIYVLGGESQAGPLANNEVYTPAQEGGQPWARRAPLPQPRSRFGSAVALSIIHVLGGDPRGAEPLKYNARADNWQPFAGPSQAIGSQPGVVQQDVSIVVLGGKAGADSYSGEMQAYQALSTIWLPRQ
- a CDS encoding glycosyltransferase family 4 protein, whose product is MRIVLPITMGIERPSGVRYFQIARGLARRGHSVRILALHPDLAGCPQRRFVRDGVEVWYVGQMHARKSGSVPVRFNALQLLRVLIGSTLGMIWGMLCSPADVYHLGKPQPVNGLAALVAVLLRGRRFYVDCDDDEVGSNRFSAGWQRAVFAFWQSLLPRLAAGVTVNTRFLAERMRRRGIERVVYVPNGVDLDRLRRPDPAASAGLRAALGLAGRRVIAYAGTLALHNHPVDLLLDAFAQLAPDLPDLDLLLIGGGEDLPELRRRVRAMGLTDRVHFTGQLPQQSVRGYLSLAALSVDPVHDDDVARARSPLKIFESMALGVPVVTGDVGDRRQLLAHGAGVVTAPGDATALATTIRRLLDDPAWLRAAASAATAAAAQYDWHRLSGRWTEVYAPSRPDSDLSMKESDKV
- a CDS encoding peptidoglycan DD-metalloendopeptidase family protein; this translates as ENWFQIRTSNGTEGWIAADLLGVEDGIADQVPTAIEIPPLPTPEISIVPAPPAESQPEPTPQPTPEPTPQPTPEPTPKPKPKPSNRWVWPTVGDLTSGFGYRNFKVGRFHNGIDIANRKNTVIRAARGGRVIAAGWCSGYGYCVKINHGDGFVTEYGHLASRPNVSNGEYVNAGDRIGLMGSTYDRRGGGYSTGVHLHFTVKLNGKAVNPMRYLP